One genomic segment of Streptomyces sp. TLI_146 includes these proteins:
- a CDS encoding acetylhydrolase, with protein sequence MLTATLAAGVGAALPLGSAGHARAATAATGLARLTLPAATGPYPVGTVPLHLIDASRPDPVAGPGHYRELMATAWYPARDVGRYPVAPWMPPGALKAYLTDVGFGALVPLAPLTAGHVGAPVLRSARRLPVLVYSHGAHSHQGDHTIMVQELASHGYAVVTVAHQYDTYTEFPDGRVAVPLDDRDAPTLPGDFAADLRFVLDSVEQLAAGCNPDADRRKLPAGLLGSLDPRHTGAFGWSKGGTATACATLADERIRAGLSLDGPMQMNPPLTGDLDRPFMMMSAEFTRATDPEAAAFWSHLRGPRLNIQAVGAAHISYGDNEALFPQVAKLFGWSGQQLQEVIGTLDPDQAVKIQQAYPRAFFDRHLRHRRSHLLDGPVPSFPEVKFIP encoded by the coding sequence ATGCTCACAGCAACGCTGGCCGCCGGCGTCGGAGCCGCCTTACCGCTCGGCTCGGCGGGCCACGCGCGGGCGGCAACGGCTGCCACCGGCCTGGCACGGCTCACGCTGCCCGCCGCCACTGGACCGTACCCGGTAGGCACTGTTCCGCTGCACCTCATCGACGCCTCACGCCCGGACCCCGTGGCCGGTCCCGGGCACTACCGCGAGCTGATGGCCACCGCCTGGTACCCCGCGCGGGACGTCGGGCGGTACCCGGTGGCGCCCTGGATGCCGCCCGGCGCCCTCAAGGCATACCTCACCGACGTCGGGTTCGGCGCACTGGTCCCCCTGGCGCCGCTCACCGCAGGCCACGTCGGCGCACCGGTGCTGCGGTCGGCCCGGCGGCTGCCCGTCCTCGTGTACTCGCACGGCGCGCACAGCCACCAGGGCGACCACACCATCATGGTCCAGGAGCTCGCCAGTCACGGATACGCGGTCGTGACGGTGGCTCACCAGTACGACACGTACACCGAGTTCCCCGATGGCCGCGTCGCCGTCCCGCTGGACGACCGCGATGCGCCGACCCTGCCCGGGGACTTCGCCGCAGACCTGCGCTTCGTCCTCGACAGCGTCGAGCAACTCGCCGCCGGATGCAATCCGGACGCCGACCGGCGGAAGCTACCAGCCGGGCTGCTCGGCTCCCTCGACCCGCGGCACACGGGCGCGTTCGGCTGGTCGAAGGGCGGGACAGCCACCGCCTGCGCCACGCTCGCGGACGAGCGCATCCGGGCCGGCCTGAGCCTCGACGGCCCGATGCAGATGAACCCGCCGCTGACCGGGGACCTGGACCGGCCGTTCATGATGATGTCCGCCGAGTTCACCCGGGCCACGGACCCCGAGGCCGCCGCGTTCTGGTCCCATCTACGGGGCCCGCGGCTGAACATCCAGGCCGTAGGCGCCGCCCACATCTCGTACGGCGACAACGAGGCACTGTTCCCCCAGGTGGCGAAGCTGTTCGGATGGAGCGGACAGCAGCTCCAGGAGGTGATCGGCACCCTCGACCCCGACCAAGCAGTGAAGATCCAGCAGGCGTACCCGCGCGCCTTCTTCGACCGGCATCTACGACACCGCCGGAGCCATCTGCTCGACGGACCCGTCCCGTCCTTCCCCGAGGTGAAGTTCATCCCCTGA
- a CDS encoding transcriptional regulator: protein MTSEPDQHPVNGLNDVVHQRVRLGILTVAHQARRVEFGFLRTALALTAGNLSQHLAVLEKAGLVEIEKGYEGKRARTWLSLTPAGERALRDEVTQLKRLIQQIETPAKNAGEDM from the coding sequence ATGACCTCCGAGCCCGATCAGCACCCCGTCAACGGCCTGAACGACGTGGTCCACCAGCGCGTCCGCCTCGGCATCCTCACCGTGGCCCACCAGGCACGCCGTGTCGAGTTCGGCTTCCTGCGCACAGCACTCGCCCTCACCGCCGGCAACCTCAGCCAGCATCTCGCGGTCCTGGAGAAGGCCGGACTGGTCGAGATCGAGAAGGGTTACGAGGGCAAGCGCGCCCGCACCTGGCTCTCCCTCACCCCCGCGGGCGAGCGCGCGCTGCGCGACGAGGTCACCCAGCTCAAGCGACTCATCCAGCAGATCGAGACACCCGCCAAGAACGCCGGGGAGGACATGTGA
- a CDS encoding RidA family protein yields the protein MAIDLTDPAGLVKVDLYRQVATATGTKQVFVAGQVAWDAEGTLVGEGDLAAQVEQCYLNVAAALAGVGASFRDVVKLTVYAVDLAPEKMPLFAEGIARAAEKLGITPTAPLTGIGVAALAEPGLLVEVEAIAVVD from the coding sequence GTGGCAATCGACTTGACGGATCCCGCCGGGCTGGTGAAGGTCGACCTCTACCGGCAGGTGGCGACTGCGACGGGCACGAAGCAGGTCTTCGTCGCCGGGCAGGTCGCGTGGGACGCAGAGGGGACACTTGTCGGCGAGGGCGACCTGGCCGCCCAGGTCGAGCAGTGCTATCTCAACGTGGCCGCCGCACTCGCCGGGGTCGGTGCTTCCTTCCGTGACGTGGTGAAGCTGACGGTCTACGCGGTCGATTTGGCGCCCGAGAAGATGCCCCTGTTCGCCGAAGGGATCGCGCGGGCTGCGGAGAAGCTCGGGATCACCCCGACCGCGCCGCTCACCGGCATCGGCGTTGCCGCCCTGGCTGAACCCGGCCTCCTTGTCGAGGTCGAAGCCATAGCGGTCGTCGACTGA
- a CDS encoding DinB family protein translates to MARGEVALSRQLIADATLDEPGTLSAQNAAVLGEPSVSLRRILIHMIEEYARNRGRADPIREQIGGTTGP, encoded by the coding sequence GTGGCGCGTGGCGAGGTCGCCCTCAGCCGTCAACTCATCGCCGACGCCACGCTGGACGAGCCGGGCACCCTCTCGGCGCAGAACGCGGCGGTCTTGGGTGAGCCAAGCGTGTCCCTGCGCCGGATCCTCATCCACATGATCGAGGAGTACGCCCGGAACCGTGGCCGCGCCGATCCGATCAGGGAACAGATCGGCGGGACGACCGGCCCCTGA
- a CDS encoding sensor histidine kinase — protein sequence MDNAQRHAVTAVAVRLRAAGGQAVLTFTDDGCGVPDAEPERVFERLVRPKAPAAGTRAVPGLGPAAPATSWSGTAAR from the coding sequence TTGGACAACGCCCAGCGTCATGCCGTCACCGCGGTCGCCGTGCGGCTCCGCGCCGCAGGCGGCCAGGCCGTCCTCACCTTCACCGATGACGGCTGCGGGGTGCCGGACGCCGAGCCCGAGCGCGTCTTCGAGCGGTTGGTGCGGCCCAAGGCGCCCGCAGCCGGGACGAGGGCGGTGCCGGGGCTCGGACCGGCCGCGCCCGCGACGTCGTGGAGCGGCACGGCGGCACGCTGA
- a CDS encoding helix-turn-helix domain-containing protein produces MPVASVSTDPIPAAERFDWWCDLVWQDVARTIITSDHAAAFQAGAETADLGLVKVTAMHFAPIRSLRTRSLIRQSDPEVYELTLIKGDPMWLSQRRNDTAARAGDLLLWDTSQPFDGGVCGDHAEAIIVHLPRSALSLPADRIDRLVAQRMPATRGMGAILAAFLTEVLGQASACRPQDLNTLGTVTLDLASAFLAQRVDATRRLSPETRREVLAARITAFIDRNLADPGLTPAVVAAQHHISLRSLHLLFQPSGESVAATIRRRRLERCRRDLADPRLRHRTIGETAARWGFHRPADFSRAFRGAYGLTPSELRARTPESGEGPAPR; encoded by the coding sequence ATGCCGGTCGCCAGCGTGTCCACGGACCCGATACCGGCAGCGGAACGATTCGACTGGTGGTGCGACCTGGTCTGGCAGGACGTCGCCCGCACCATCATCACCAGCGATCACGCCGCCGCGTTCCAGGCCGGGGCCGAGACAGCGGACCTGGGCCTCGTCAAGGTGACGGCGATGCACTTCGCGCCGATCCGATCTCTGCGTACCCGGTCGCTCATCCGCCAGTCCGACCCCGAGGTTTATGAACTCACCTTGATCAAGGGCGACCCCATGTGGCTCTCGCAGCGCCGCAACGACACCGCCGCCCGGGCGGGAGACCTGCTGCTCTGGGACACCTCGCAGCCGTTCGACGGCGGCGTCTGCGGAGACCACGCCGAAGCAATCATCGTCCATCTGCCGCGCTCGGCCCTCTCTCTCCCGGCCGACCGGATCGACCGTCTCGTCGCCCAGCGCATGCCCGCGACCCGTGGCATGGGCGCCATCCTCGCCGCCTTCCTCACCGAGGTCCTCGGTCAGGCCAGCGCCTGCCGGCCCCAGGACCTGAACACCCTGGGAACCGTCACTCTGGACCTCGCCTCCGCCTTTCTCGCCCAGCGCGTCGACGCCACACGGCGGCTCTCGCCCGAGACCCGCCGAGAAGTACTGGCGGCGCGCATCACGGCCTTCATCGACCGCAACCTTGCCGACCCCGGTCTGACCCCGGCCGTGGTCGCCGCCCAGCACCACATCTCGCTGCGCTCACTGCACCTGCTCTTCCAACCCTCGGGGGAGAGCGTCGCCGCCACGATCCGGCGCCGCCGCCTGGAACGCTGCCGCAGGGACCTGGCCGACCCGAGACTGCGGCACCGCACGATCGGCGAGACCGCCGCCCGGTGGGGCTTCCACCGGCCCGCCGACTTCAGCCGGGCGTTCCGAGGCGCCTATGGCCTCACGCCGAGCGAGCTCCGGGCACGGACGCCGGAGTCTGGTGAGGGCCCGGCCCCTCGCTAG